Proteins encoded within one genomic window of Arachis ipaensis cultivar K30076 chromosome B08, Araip1.1, whole genome shotgun sequence:
- the LOC107613607 gene encoding leucine-rich repeat receptor-like serine/threonine-protein kinase At1g17230 isoform X1, with product MALLENWFHMIMVMMFFHGIVFVSSINEEGSSLLQFKSSLFDANNKLHNWDSSDSTPCNWTGVQCTHSSLVTSVKLYHLNLSGTLSPRICDLPRLIELNLSKNFISGPIPDGFANCHSLEILDLCTNRLHGEILTPIRNITKLRKLYLCENYMYGEVPEDLGNLASLEELVIYSNNLTGIIPKSISKLKKLRVIRAGLNALSGPIPAEISECDSLETLGLAQNQLEGSIPRELQKLQNLTNLILWQNSLSGEIPPEIGNISNLQLLALHMNSFVGDVPKELGKLSQLKRLYIYTNQLNGTIPPELGNCTNAIEIDFSENRLVGFIPKELGKMSNLTLLHLFENHLEGHVPHELGQLKQLKNLDLSMNELTGTIPLEFQNLSLMEDLQLFDNKLEGTIPPHLGAIKNLTILDMSSNNFVGPIPVHLCQYQKLQFLSLGSNRLSGNVPYRLRTCKSLGQLMLGDNMLTGSLPVELYELHNLTALDLKQNRFSGLISPGIGQLKKLERLLLSDNHFEGYLPSEIGNLSQLVAFNISSNSFSGSIPRELGNCVKLQRLDLSRNNFTGELPEKIGKLVNLELLKASDNRLSGEIPGSLGNLIRLTELELGGNLFSGSIPFHLGGLTYVQIALNLSHNNLSGTIPISLGNLLMLESLYLNDNQLIGEIPESIGSLPSLIVCNVSNNKLVGTVPDKPAFRKMDFSNFAGNNGLCRLGTYHCHPPVSSTHSAKASWIRDGSTREKIVSIVSGVVGFVSLIFIVGICYAMRRRSPAFVSLEGQTRPHVTDNYYFPKEGFTYQDLLEATGNFAESAVIGRGACGTVYKAIMNDGEVIAVKKLNSRGDGANVDRSFLAEISTLGKIRHRNIVKLHGFCYHEDSNLLLYEYMENGSLGEQLHSNSSRCVLDWSDRYKIALGAAEGLCYLHFDCKPQIIHRDIKSNNILLDELFQAHVGDFGLAKLIDFSYSKSMSAVAGSYGYIAPEYAYTMKVTEKCDIYSFGVVLLELVTGRSPVQPLEQGGDLVSWVRRSIQASVPTSELFDKRLNLSVQRTMDEMSLILKIALFCTSTSPLTRPTMREVIAMLIDAREYVSNSPSTPTSESPLDEGSSSKDGLEL from the exons ATGGCATTATTGGAAAATTGGTTCCACATGATCATGGTGATGATGTTTTTCCATGGCATAGTGTTTGTGAGTTCAATCAATGAAGAAGGTTCAAGCCTTTTGCAGTTCAAAAGTTCCCTTTTTGATGCAAATAACAAGCTTCACAATTGGGATTCTTCTGACTCCACACCATGCAATTGGACTGGTGTGCAATGCACCCATTCATCATTGGTAACTTCTGTTAAACTCTACCACCTTAATCTTTCTGGCACTTTATCTCCTAGAATCTGTGACCTTCCAAGGCTAATTGAGTTGAATCTCTCAAAGAATTTCATTTCTGGTCCAATTCCTGATGGTTTTGCTAATTGCCATAGTTTGGAGATTCTAGATCTTTGTACAAACCGGCTCCATGGAGAAATTCTAACCCCAATTCGGAATATAACAAAACTTAGGAAGCTTTACCTTTGTGAAAATTATATGTATGGTGAGGTACCTGAAGATCTTGGGAACTTAGCTTCACTTGAGGAGTTAGTTATATATAGCAACAACTTAACTGGGATCATTCCTAAATCAATTAGCAAGTTGAAGAAGCTTAGGGTTATTCGGGCGGGACTGAATGCTCTCTCAGGGCCAATACCAGCTGAGATTAGTGAGTGTGACAGCTTGGAGACATTGGGTTTGGCGCAGAATCAGCTAGAAGGTTCTATTCCAAGAGAGCTTCAAAAGCTTCAGAACCTTACCAACTTGATTCTATGGCAAAACTCACTGTCCGGGGAGATTCCTCCCGAGATTGGGAACATTAGTAACCTGCAATTGCTTGCCTTGCATATGAATTCGTTTGTCGGTGATGTCCCGAAGGAGCTCGGAAAATTGTCGCAGTTGAAGAGGTTGTACATATACACCAACCAGTTGAATGGAACAATTCCACCAGAGCTAGGGAACTGCACAAATGCTATTGAGATAGATTTTTCGGAGAACCGTTTGGTTGGGTTCATTCCCAAAGAGTTGGGGAAGATGTCTAATCTTACCTTGCTTCATTTGTTTGAAAACCATTTGGAGGGTCATGTTCCTCATGAGCTTGGCCAATTGAAGCAGCTAAAGAATCTAGACCTTTCAATGAATGAGTTAACAGGTACAATTCCATTGGAGTTTCAAAATCTTTCATTGATGGAGGATTTGCAGCTATTTGACAACAAGCTTGAGGGAACGATTCCTCCTCATCTTGGGGCCATTAAGAACCTTACAATTCTCGATATGTCTTCGAATAATTTTGTTGGTCCAATACCTGTTCATCTATGTCAATATCAGAAGCTGCAGTTCTTGAGCCTTGGGTCGAATCGGCTGTCCGGAAATGTTCCCTATAGGCTGAGGACTTGCAAATCTCTTGGGCAGCTAATGTTGGGGGACAACATGTTGACAGGAAGTTTACCAGTTGAGTTGTATGAACTTCACAATCTTACTGCACTCGACCTTAAACAGAACCGATTTTCCGGGCTGATAAGCCCAGGGATAGGTCAATTAAAGAAATTGGAAAGGCTTCTCTTGTCGGATAATCATTTTGAAGGTTATCTCCCTTCTGAGATTGGAAATTTATCACAACTTGTCGCGTTCAATATTTCCTCCAACAGTTTCAGTGGAAGCATTCCACGTGAATTGGGAAACTGTGTAAAGCTACAGAGGCTTGATCTTAGCAGGAACAACTTCACTGGTGAGCTTCCAGAAAAAATTGGCAAGCTGGTGAATCTGGAGCTGTTGAAAGCTTCCGATAATAGGCTCTCTGGTGAAATACCTGGCAGTTTGGGGAATCTTATTCGCCTCACGGAGCTTGAGCTAGGTGGCAACCTATTCTCAGGAAGCATCCCTTTTCATTTGGGAGGACTTACTTATGTTCAGATCGCACTTAACTTGAGCCACAACAATCTTTCTGGTACGATTCCTATAAGCTTGGGGAACTTGCTAATGTTGGAATCACTTTACTTAAACGACAATCAACTCATTGGTGAGATTCCTGAATCAATCGGTAGCCTTCCTAGCCTTATAGTATGCAATGTCTCCAACAACAAGCTGGTAGGAACTGTTCCAGATAAACCTGCATTTAGAAAGATGGATTTCTCAAATTTTGCCGGGAACAATGGGTTATGCCGATTAGGTACTTATCATTGTCATCCACCTGTATCTTCAACTCATTCAGCGAAAGCAAGCTGGATCAGAGATGGTTCAACTAGGGAAAAGATAGTTAGCATTGTTTCTGGTGTGGTCGGATTTGTTTCTCTTATTTTCATAGTAGGTATATGTTACGCCATGAGGCGGCGTAGCCCTGCTTTTGTGTCGCTTGAAGGGCAAACAAGACCTCATGTCACTGATAACTATTATTTTCCGAAAGAAGGCTTTACATACCAGGATCTCTTGGAAGCCACCGGAAATTTTGCAGAATCAGCGGTTATAGGAAGAGGAGCTTGTGGCACTGTCTACAAGGCTATTATGAATGACGGCGAAGTGATTGCAGTGAAAAAGCTGAATTCTCGAGGAGATGGAGCAAACGTTGACCGAAGCTTCCTTGCTGAGATTTCAACCCTTGGAAAAATCAGGCATAGGAACATTGTGAAGCTGCATGGATTTTGTTATCACGAGGATTCGAATCTTCTCTTATATGAATACATGGAAAACGGAAGCCTTGGGGAACAACTTCACTCAAATTCAAGCAGGTGTGTGCTGGATTGGAGTGATCGATATAAAATTGCTTTGGGAGCAGCAGAAGGCCTATGCTATCTTCATTTTGATTGCAAACCTCAAATCATTCATCGCGATATAAAATCAAACAACATATTGCTTGATGAATTGTTTCAGGCTCATGTTGGAGACTTCGGCTTGGCAAAGTTGATTGATTTTTCCTACTCGAAATCCATGTCTGCTGTGGCAGGTTCATATGGCTACATTGCCCCAG AGTATGCTTACACCATGAAGGTGACTGAGAAATGTGACATCTATAGCTTCGGGGTAGTTTTGCTAGAACTAGTCACTGGGAGGTCACCTGTTCAACCATTAGAACAGGGCGGCGATCTGGTGAGTTGGGTGAGAAGGTCGATTCAAGCTTCAGTACCGACATCCGAACTGTTTGACAAGCGATTGAATCTGAGCGTGCAAAGAACAATGGACGAGATGTCTCTTATTCTGAAAATCGCTCTGTTTTGCACCAGCACGTCCCCGCTTACTAGGCCAACAATGAGAGAGGTCATTGCAATGTTGATTGATGCTAGAGAATATGTCAGCAATTCACCATCCACTCCTACATCGGAATCTCCACTTGATGAAGGTTCTTCTTCTAAAG ATGGTCTTGAGTTGTAA
- the LOC107613607 gene encoding leucine-rich repeat receptor-like serine/threonine-protein kinase At1g17230 isoform X2, translating to MALLENWFHMIMVMMFFHGIVFVSSINEEGSSLLQFKSSLFDANNKLHNWDSSDSTPCNWTGVQCTHSSLVTSVKLYHLNLSGTLSPRICDLPRLIELNLSKNFISGPIPDGFANCHSLEILDLCTNRLHGEILTPIRNITKLRKLYLCENYMYGEVPEDLGNLASLEELVIYSNNLTGIIPKSISKLKKLRVIRAGLNALSGPIPAEISECDSLETLGLAQNQLEGSIPRELQKLQNLTNLILWQNSLSGEIPPEIGNISNLQLLALHMNSFVGDVPKELGKLSQLKRLYIYTNQLNGTIPPELGNCTNAIEIDFSENRLVGFIPKELGKMSNLTLLHLFENHLEGHVPHELGQLKQLKNLDLSMNELTGTIPLEFQNLSLMEDLQLFDNKLEGTIPPHLGAIKNLTILDMSSNNFVGPIPVHLCQYQKLQFLSLGSNRLSGNVPYRLRTCKSLGQLMLGDNMLTGSLPVELYELHNLTALDLKQNRFSGLISPGIGQLKKLERLLLSDNHFEGYLPSEIGNLSQLVAFNISSNSFSGSIPRELGNCVKLQRLDLSRNNFTGELPEKIGKLVNLELLKASDNRLSGEIPGSLGNLIRLTELELGGNLFSGSIPFHLGGLTYVQIALNLSHNNLSGTIPISLGNLLMLESLYLNDNQLIGEIPESIGSLPSLIVCNVSNNKLVGTVPDKPAFRKMDFSNFAGNNGLCRLGTYHCHPPVSSTHSAKASWIRDGSTREKIVSIVSGVVGFVSLIFIVGICYAMRRRSPAFVSLEGQTRPHVTDNYYFPKEGFTYQDLLEATGNFAESAVIGRGACGTVYKAIMNDGEVIAVKKLNSRGDGANVDRSFLAEISTLGKIRHRNIVKLHGFCYHEDSNLLLYEYMENGSLGEQLHSNSSRCVLDWSDRYKIALGAAEGLCYLHFDCKPQIIHRDIKSNNILLDELFQAHVGDFGLAKLIDFSYSKSMSAVAGSYGYIAPEYAYTMKVTEKCDIYSFGVVLLELVTGRSPVQPLEQGGDLVSWVRRSIQASVPTSELFDKRLNLSVQRTMDEMSLILKIALFCTSTSPLTRPTMREVIAMLIDAREYVSNSPSTPTSESPLDEGSSSKG from the exons ATGGCATTATTGGAAAATTGGTTCCACATGATCATGGTGATGATGTTTTTCCATGGCATAGTGTTTGTGAGTTCAATCAATGAAGAAGGTTCAAGCCTTTTGCAGTTCAAAAGTTCCCTTTTTGATGCAAATAACAAGCTTCACAATTGGGATTCTTCTGACTCCACACCATGCAATTGGACTGGTGTGCAATGCACCCATTCATCATTGGTAACTTCTGTTAAACTCTACCACCTTAATCTTTCTGGCACTTTATCTCCTAGAATCTGTGACCTTCCAAGGCTAATTGAGTTGAATCTCTCAAAGAATTTCATTTCTGGTCCAATTCCTGATGGTTTTGCTAATTGCCATAGTTTGGAGATTCTAGATCTTTGTACAAACCGGCTCCATGGAGAAATTCTAACCCCAATTCGGAATATAACAAAACTTAGGAAGCTTTACCTTTGTGAAAATTATATGTATGGTGAGGTACCTGAAGATCTTGGGAACTTAGCTTCACTTGAGGAGTTAGTTATATATAGCAACAACTTAACTGGGATCATTCCTAAATCAATTAGCAAGTTGAAGAAGCTTAGGGTTATTCGGGCGGGACTGAATGCTCTCTCAGGGCCAATACCAGCTGAGATTAGTGAGTGTGACAGCTTGGAGACATTGGGTTTGGCGCAGAATCAGCTAGAAGGTTCTATTCCAAGAGAGCTTCAAAAGCTTCAGAACCTTACCAACTTGATTCTATGGCAAAACTCACTGTCCGGGGAGATTCCTCCCGAGATTGGGAACATTAGTAACCTGCAATTGCTTGCCTTGCATATGAATTCGTTTGTCGGTGATGTCCCGAAGGAGCTCGGAAAATTGTCGCAGTTGAAGAGGTTGTACATATACACCAACCAGTTGAATGGAACAATTCCACCAGAGCTAGGGAACTGCACAAATGCTATTGAGATAGATTTTTCGGAGAACCGTTTGGTTGGGTTCATTCCCAAAGAGTTGGGGAAGATGTCTAATCTTACCTTGCTTCATTTGTTTGAAAACCATTTGGAGGGTCATGTTCCTCATGAGCTTGGCCAATTGAAGCAGCTAAAGAATCTAGACCTTTCAATGAATGAGTTAACAGGTACAATTCCATTGGAGTTTCAAAATCTTTCATTGATGGAGGATTTGCAGCTATTTGACAACAAGCTTGAGGGAACGATTCCTCCTCATCTTGGGGCCATTAAGAACCTTACAATTCTCGATATGTCTTCGAATAATTTTGTTGGTCCAATACCTGTTCATCTATGTCAATATCAGAAGCTGCAGTTCTTGAGCCTTGGGTCGAATCGGCTGTCCGGAAATGTTCCCTATAGGCTGAGGACTTGCAAATCTCTTGGGCAGCTAATGTTGGGGGACAACATGTTGACAGGAAGTTTACCAGTTGAGTTGTATGAACTTCACAATCTTACTGCACTCGACCTTAAACAGAACCGATTTTCCGGGCTGATAAGCCCAGGGATAGGTCAATTAAAGAAATTGGAAAGGCTTCTCTTGTCGGATAATCATTTTGAAGGTTATCTCCCTTCTGAGATTGGAAATTTATCACAACTTGTCGCGTTCAATATTTCCTCCAACAGTTTCAGTGGAAGCATTCCACGTGAATTGGGAAACTGTGTAAAGCTACAGAGGCTTGATCTTAGCAGGAACAACTTCACTGGTGAGCTTCCAGAAAAAATTGGCAAGCTGGTGAATCTGGAGCTGTTGAAAGCTTCCGATAATAGGCTCTCTGGTGAAATACCTGGCAGTTTGGGGAATCTTATTCGCCTCACGGAGCTTGAGCTAGGTGGCAACCTATTCTCAGGAAGCATCCCTTTTCATTTGGGAGGACTTACTTATGTTCAGATCGCACTTAACTTGAGCCACAACAATCTTTCTGGTACGATTCCTATAAGCTTGGGGAACTTGCTAATGTTGGAATCACTTTACTTAAACGACAATCAACTCATTGGTGAGATTCCTGAATCAATCGGTAGCCTTCCTAGCCTTATAGTATGCAATGTCTCCAACAACAAGCTGGTAGGAACTGTTCCAGATAAACCTGCATTTAGAAAGATGGATTTCTCAAATTTTGCCGGGAACAATGGGTTATGCCGATTAGGTACTTATCATTGTCATCCACCTGTATCTTCAACTCATTCAGCGAAAGCAAGCTGGATCAGAGATGGTTCAACTAGGGAAAAGATAGTTAGCATTGTTTCTGGTGTGGTCGGATTTGTTTCTCTTATTTTCATAGTAGGTATATGTTACGCCATGAGGCGGCGTAGCCCTGCTTTTGTGTCGCTTGAAGGGCAAACAAGACCTCATGTCACTGATAACTATTATTTTCCGAAAGAAGGCTTTACATACCAGGATCTCTTGGAAGCCACCGGAAATTTTGCAGAATCAGCGGTTATAGGAAGAGGAGCTTGTGGCACTGTCTACAAGGCTATTATGAATGACGGCGAAGTGATTGCAGTGAAAAAGCTGAATTCTCGAGGAGATGGAGCAAACGTTGACCGAAGCTTCCTTGCTGAGATTTCAACCCTTGGAAAAATCAGGCATAGGAACATTGTGAAGCTGCATGGATTTTGTTATCACGAGGATTCGAATCTTCTCTTATATGAATACATGGAAAACGGAAGCCTTGGGGAACAACTTCACTCAAATTCAAGCAGGTGTGTGCTGGATTGGAGTGATCGATATAAAATTGCTTTGGGAGCAGCAGAAGGCCTATGCTATCTTCATTTTGATTGCAAACCTCAAATCATTCATCGCGATATAAAATCAAACAACATATTGCTTGATGAATTGTTTCAGGCTCATGTTGGAGACTTCGGCTTGGCAAAGTTGATTGATTTTTCCTACTCGAAATCCATGTCTGCTGTGGCAGGTTCATATGGCTACATTGCCCCAG AGTATGCTTACACCATGAAGGTGACTGAGAAATGTGACATCTATAGCTTCGGGGTAGTTTTGCTAGAACTAGTCACTGGGAGGTCACCTGTTCAACCATTAGAACAGGGCGGCGATCTGGTGAGTTGGGTGAGAAGGTCGATTCAAGCTTCAGTACCGACATCCGAACTGTTTGACAAGCGATTGAATCTGAGCGTGCAAAGAACAATGGACGAGATGTCTCTTATTCTGAAAATCGCTCTGTTTTGCACCAGCACGTCCCCGCTTACTAGGCCAACAATGAGAGAGGTCATTGCAATGTTGATTGATGCTAGAGAATATGTCAGCAATTCACCATCCACTCCTACATCGGAATCTCCACTTGATGAAGGTTCTTCTTCTAAAGGTTAG